In Leishmania donovani BPK282A1 complete genome, chromosome 18, a genomic segment contains:
- a CDS encoding GPI-anchor transamidase subunit 8 (GPI8), putative, with translation MTFPTRCTATTLLVVVLVLTASSCLSDAYAAVMNAAAAAASAPLEATGKGQSNNWAVIVSSSRYLFNYRHTANALTMYHLLRQHGIDDDHILLFLSDSFACDPRNVYPAEIFSQPPGERDANGHASMNLYGCSAQVDYAGSDVDVRRFLSVLQGRYDENTPPTRRLLSDDKSNIIIYVAGHGAKSFFKFQDTEFLSSSDISETLMMMHQQRRYGRIVFLADTCHAIALCEHVEAPNVLCLAASDAESESYSFQYDEQLGTHMVSFWMNEMYSLLNGTSCSNPLTRRIGNDAVSVLHQSWYNFNYHPYRVEASRNRSKPAHRDAVNDPTALREWIVADFVCGRVPAAVPVDVRYDLE, from the coding sequence ATGACGTTTCCAACACGGTGTACCGCGACGACGTTGTTGGTCGTTGTTCTTGTTCTCACCGCCTCGTCCTGTTTGTCAGACGCGTATGCTGCGGTCAtgaacgccgccgcggccgccgcgtctgcgccgctggaggCGACAGGCAAGGGCCAGAGCAACAACTGGGCTGTCATCGTCTCTTCCTCGCGGTACCTCTTCAACTACCGCCACACCGCCAATGCGCTTACCATGTACCACCTCTTGCGTCAACacggcatcgacgacgaccaTATTCTTCTCTTTTTGAGTGACAGCTTCGCCTGCGATCCACGAAATGTGTACCCTGCGGAGATCTTTTCGCAGCCCCCAGGAGAGCGCGACGCGAATGGGCACGCGAGCATGAATCTGtacggctgcagcgcgcaagTGGACTACGCGGGCAGCGACGTGGACGTGCGCCGCTTTCTAAGTGTGTTGCAGGGCCGCTATGACGAGAACACGCCGCCCACGCGGCGGCTCCTTTCGGACGACAAGTCGAACATCATCATCTACGTCGCGGGGCACGGCGCGAAGTCGTTCTTCAAGTTTCAGGACACGGAGTTTCTGAGCTCATCGGACATTTCGGAGACGCTGATGATgatgcaccagcagcggcggtacgGTCGCATTGTTTTCTTGGCTGATACATGCCATGCGATTGCGCTGTGCGAGCATGTGGAGGCGCCGAACGTTTTATGTCTCGCCGCCTCGGATGCCGAGTCGGAGAGCTACTCGTTCCAGTACGACGAACAGCTTGGTACGCATATGGTTTCCTTTTGGATGAATGAGATGTACTCGTTGCTGAACGGCACGAGCTGCAGCAACCCGCTCACTCGCCGCATCGGCAACGATGCAGTGTCGGTGCTGCATCAATCGTGGTACAACTTCAATTATCACCCCTACCGAGTGGAGGCGAGTCGAAACCGCTCGAAGCCAGCGCACCGCGACGCCGTGAACGACCCGACTGCTCTGAGAGAGTGGATTGTAGCCGACTTTGTGTGCGGCCgggtgccggcagcggtgccagTGGACGTTCGCTACGACCTCGAGTAG
- a CDS encoding tubulin tyrosine ligase protein, putative produces the protein MEHRRTRTGPIRFRCFLRNTILDVMRCRGWIETDSESDWDYYWADVSWIRENYDGLRLDDHQHLNHFRNHYELTRKDTMVRNIKRMVKALEKDGDAEEVAAAWDFFPVTFSLPQDYGLFEQEFRRHPNTIWIMKPPAKAQGKGIFLFSKLSQIAEWRREFKLRHGYLTSSGGGGGGGAMGGGGVNGASSGGGGGGGGSSCSGNGLGSVYGVPEPVEPYLAQRYIANPHLVGGKKYDLRIYVFVQSYQPLTVWLHRTGFARFCHHRYSLDDIDNTYIHVTNVAVQKTYPKYTAASGCKFGIRNLRTILTATHGAARANQLFGDIQQMIMRTLFSVQKIILQDKHCSELYGYDVMIDDTLHPWLIETNASPSLTAETPADYHLKFNMLKDMFDVIDMEGRRSGEEERVGGFDLIWANGPAGVSTNDSQKTMISSYLGCANELEIPMSQLRLPPQLQNHSSSEHPLT, from the coding sequence ATGGAGCACCGACGCACCCGCACCGGGCCGATCCGGTTCCGCTGCTTTCTGCGCAACACCATCCTTGACGTgatgcgctgccgtggctggATCGAGACGGACAGCGAGTCGGACTGGGATTACTACTGGGCCGACGTCTCTTGGATCCGGGAGAACTACGACGGGCTGCGCCTCGATGACCATCAGCACCTGAACCACTTCCGCAACCACTACGAGCTGACCCGCAAGGATACGATGGTGCGCAACATCAAGAGGATGGTGAAGGCGCTGGAGAAAGACGGGGACGCCGAGGAAGTGGCCGCTGCGTGGGACTTCTTCCCTGTCACTTTCTCACTCCCGCAGGACTACGGACTGTTTGAGCAGGAGTTCCGCCGACACCCCAACACGATCTGGATCATGAAGCCGCCAGCCAAGGCGCAGGGCAAAGGCATTTTTCTCTTCTCGAAGCTCTCTCAGATCGCGGAGTGGCGCCGCGAGTTTAAGCTACGCCACGGGTACTTgacaagcagcggcggcggaggcggaggcggggcCATGGGCGGGGGTGGCGTCAACGGGGCATCTtcgggtggcggtggcggcggcggtggcagctcATGCAGCGGCAACGGGCTGGGAAGCGTGTATGGTGTGCCGGAGCCGGTAGAGCCgtacctcgcgcagcgctaCATCGCGAACCCGCATCTCGTCGGCGGCAAGAAATACGACCTGCGTATCTACGTATTTGTCCAAAGCTATCAACCGCTGACGGTGTGGTTGCACCGCACCGGATTCGCGCGCttctgccaccaccgctatTCTCTGGACGACATTGATAACACATACATCCACGTCACAAACGTGGCTGTGCAGAAGACGTACCCGAAGtacacggcggcgtcgggtTGCAAGTTTGGCATTCGAAACCTGCGCACCATCCTCACCGCCACTCACGGCGCGGCTCGTGCGAATCAGCTGTTTGGCGACATCCAACAGATGATCATGCGCACTTTGTTTTCTGTGCAAAAGATTATTCTGCAGGACAAACACTGTAGTGAGCTGTACGGCTACGACGTTATGATTGACGACACACTGCACCCGTGGCTCATCGAGACGaacgcgtcgccgtcgctgacggCGGAGACGCCGGCTGACTACCACCTCAAGTTCAACATGCTGAAAGACATGTTCGATGTCATCGACATGGAgggccggcgcagcggcgaggaggagcgggtggGTGGCTTCGACCTGATCTGGGCCAACGGCCCTGCTGGCGTCTCCACCAACGACAGCCAAAAGACAATGATCTCGTCTTACCTCGGGTGCGCGAATGAGCTTGAGATTCCCatgtcgcagctgcgcctgcctCCTCAACTGCAgaaccacagcagcagcgagcaccCGCTCACGTGA